The proteins below come from a single Ruegeria sp. SCSIO 43209 genomic window:
- a CDS encoding flavin reductase family protein produces MFYRPEDGHGLPHNPFNAIITPRPIGWISTRDADGINNLAPYSFFNGVAYTPPQVMFASTGSKHDQDGDKDSIANIEATKVFCVNVVAHAHRDAMNASSEGLGKHVDEFAHAGLTPVECETINCSRVEGAPAALECKLTQIVTLPGESNRVVFGEVTGVHLHDDHIRDGKLDVTSFNPLARLGYRDYSVVTELFSLSRPDD; encoded by the coding sequence ATGTTCTATCGCCCCGAAGACGGCCACGGCCTGCCGCACAACCCCTTCAACGCCATCATAACCCCACGCCCGATCGGCTGGATTTCGACGCGCGATGCTGACGGGATCAACAACCTGGCCCCGTATTCCTTCTTCAATGGTGTCGCTTATACACCGCCCCAGGTGATGTTCGCCTCAACCGGCTCCAAACACGATCAGGATGGCGACAAGGACAGCATCGCCAATATCGAGGCCACGAAGGTATTCTGCGTCAACGTGGTAGCCCATGCGCATCGCGACGCAATGAATGCCAGCTCAGAGGGTTTGGGAAAGCACGTCGACGAGTTCGCTCATGCTGGGCTGACACCAGTTGAATGCGAAACCATAAATTGCTCTCGGGTCGAGGGAGCGCCCGCAGCGCTGGAATGCAAACTTACTCAGATCGTAACTCTGCCGGGTGAGTCCAATCGGGTGGTGTTCGGAGAGGTCACTGGTGTGCACCTGCACGATGACCACATCCGTGACGGCAAACTTGACGTGACCTCATTCAACCCGCTCGCGCGGTTGGGTTATCGGGACTATTCTGTGGTGACAGAATTGTTCAGCCTTTCACGCCCGGATGACTAA
- a CDS encoding SDR family NAD(P)-dependent oxidoreductase has translation MHIVITGTNRGIGKSIADQYRAEGHEVTGTARDGSADIVLDVTDPEQHAAMAEQLRGRQIDLLICNAGVYLDKGHDISGYPAEMWAQSFAANVTGVFLTIQSLLPNLRTARGRIAIVSSQMASHTRAPGGSYIYRASKAAALNLGRNLATDLQADGIAVGIYHPGWVQTDMGGAAAEITVDQAANGLIERFAALSLDTTGCFETWDGRAHPY, from the coding sequence ATGCACATCGTTATTACGGGCACGAACCGAGGGATCGGGAAATCCATTGCGGATCAGTATCGTGCAGAAGGTCATGAAGTGACCGGAACTGCCCGGGACGGTAGCGCAGATATCGTGCTGGATGTCACGGACCCAGAACAGCACGCTGCAATGGCCGAGCAACTGCGAGGCCGCCAGATTGACCTGCTGATCTGCAATGCGGGCGTTTATCTGGACAAAGGACACGACATTAGTGGCTATCCCGCCGAGATGTGGGCGCAAAGCTTCGCCGCCAACGTGACAGGCGTGTTTCTTACCATCCAGTCCTTGTTGCCGAACCTGCGAACCGCGCGGGGCCGGATCGCCATCGTTTCGTCTCAGATGGCGTCACATACGCGCGCGCCGGGTGGCAGCTATATCTACCGTGCGTCAAAGGCGGCGGCGCTGAATTTGGGCCGCAACCTGGCGACTGACCTACAGGCGGATGGCATTGCGGTGGGAATCTACCATCCGGGCTGGGTGCAGACGGACATGGGCGGAGCTGCGGCAGAGATCACGGTCGATCAGGCGGCAAACGGCTTGATCGAGCGATTTGCGGCTCTCTCGCTCGATACTACCGGTTGTTTTGAAACTTGGGATGGTCGGGCGCACCCTTACTGA
- a CDS encoding SulP family inorganic anion transporter has product MPRAMLASFANRIAKPDLRWVPDEGLTFSRLRIELLSGLTVALALVPEAVAFAFVAGVHPLVGLYAAFLVGLITALIGGRPGMISGATGALAVVMVALVAQHGVEYLFATVVLMGIMQIIAGAMHWGRFIRLVPHPVMLGFVNGLAIVIFLAQLGQFKVPGTMENTGHGMGGGEWLSGVQLYTMLGLVALTMAVIWIMPRITRVIPAPLAGIFVVAALVIGIGLDVPRVGDLASIEGGLPSFHIPMVPLNWETFEIILPYALILAAIGLIESLLTLNLVGEITGKRGGASQECIAQGTANVVTGFFGGMGGCAMIGQSMINVKSGGRTRIAGIAAALFLLLFILVGSPLIEQIPLAALVGVMFMVVIGTFAWNSLKIMRKVPLMDAFVIVLVTVVTVMEDLAVAVVVGVIVSALAYAWNNAKRIHAVTRDSETEEGAKVYEIQGPLFFGSSEGFVELFDVRNDPETVIIDFAASRVVDQSALQAIENIAAKYEAAGKRVMLRHLSRDCHTLLNKAGHLMVDSDDDPDYELAVDYSVRTGILGGH; this is encoded by the coding sequence ATGCCCCGAGCCATGCTGGCAAGCTTTGCCAATCGTATAGCCAAACCCGATTTGCGCTGGGTCCCGGATGAGGGATTGACCTTTTCCCGCCTGCGTATCGAGTTGCTGTCCGGTCTCACCGTCGCCTTGGCGCTGGTCCCCGAAGCCGTGGCCTTTGCCTTTGTCGCCGGGGTGCACCCTCTGGTCGGGCTTTACGCAGCGTTTCTGGTCGGTCTGATCACTGCTTTGATCGGCGGTCGCCCCGGCATGATCTCGGGCGCGACCGGGGCGCTTGCGGTTGTCATGGTCGCACTGGTCGCACAACACGGGGTCGAATACCTGTTCGCAACGGTGGTGCTGATGGGGATTATGCAGATCATCGCAGGTGCGATGCATTGGGGCCGGTTCATCCGACTTGTGCCGCATCCGGTGATGCTGGGCTTTGTGAACGGCCTGGCGATTGTGATCTTTCTGGCGCAGCTGGGGCAATTCAAAGTGCCCGGAACCATGGAAAATACCGGCCACGGCATGGGCGGTGGCGAGTGGCTTTCGGGCGTTCAGCTCTACACAATGCTGGGTCTGGTTGCGCTGACCATGGCTGTGATCTGGATCATGCCCCGCATCACCCGCGTCATCCCAGCGCCTCTGGCCGGGATTTTTGTTGTCGCTGCTTTGGTCATTGGCATTGGGCTGGACGTCCCGCGTGTCGGTGATCTGGCTTCGATCGAAGGCGGCCTGCCCAGCTTCCATATACCTATGGTGCCGCTGAACTGGGAGACCTTTGAAATCATCCTGCCCTATGCCCTGATCCTTGCCGCAATCGGTCTGATTGAATCCCTGCTGACGCTAAACCTTGTGGGTGAGATCACCGGCAAGCGCGGTGGTGCTTCGCAGGAATGTATCGCGCAGGGCACAGCGAACGTAGTCACCGGTTTCTTTGGTGGTATGGGCGGTTGTGCGATGATCGGTCAGTCGATGATCAACGTGAAGTCAGGCGGGCGCACGCGTATCGCAGGTATCGCTGCAGCGCTGTTTCTGTTGCTCTTCATCCTAGTGGGTTCGCCTCTGATCGAGCAGATTCCACTGGCCGCACTTGTCGGTGTGATGTTCATGGTGGTGATCGGAACCTTCGCCTGGAATTCGCTGAAGATCATGCGCAAAGTGCCTTTGATGGATGCGTTCGTGATCGTACTGGTGACAGTCGTCACCGTGATGGAAGACCTTGCGGTGGCTGTTGTGGTCGGTGTGATTGTCTCTGCCCTGGCTTATGCATGGAATAACGCCAAACGCATCCACGCGGTTACGCGCGACTCGGAAACGGAAGAAGGGGCGAAGGTCTATGAAATTCAGGGCCCGCTGTTCTTTGGTTCGTCCGAGGGCTTCGTGGAGCTGTTCGACGTAAGAAACGACCCCGAGACCGTCATCATCGACTTTGCAGCCAGCCGTGTGGTGGACCAATCCGCGCTGCAGGCTATCGAAAACATCGCCGCCAAATACGAAGCGGCTGGCAAACGCGTCATGCTGCGGCACCTGAGCCGTGACTGTCATACACTGCTGAACAAGGCCGGCCATCTGATGGTCGACAGCGATGATGACCCGGATTACGAACTGGCTGTGGATTATTCGGTCCGCACCGGTATTCTGGGCGGGCACTGA
- a CDS encoding S-methyl-5'-thioadenosine phosphorylase — translation MTQTKIAVIGGSGIYDIDGLENAEWVTVETPWGDPSDQILTGSLDGVEMAFLPRHGRGHVHSPTEVPYRANIDALKRLGVTDVISVSACGSFREHMAPGDFVIVDQFIDRTFAREKSFFGTGCVAHVSVAHPTCPRLSDACETAGKTAGITIHRGGTYLAMEGPQFSSLAESKLYREQWGCDVIGMTNMPEAKLAREAELCYASIAMVTDYDSWHPDHGEVDVAAIIATLTGNAEKGRALVKGLPTLLGTDRAPCPHGCDQALEYAILTAPEKRDPELLAKLDAVAGRVL, via the coding sequence GTGACCCAAACAAAAATCGCCGTCATTGGAGGATCGGGCATTTATGACATCGATGGTCTGGAGAATGCCGAGTGGGTCACAGTAGAAACGCCATGGGGCGATCCGTCGGATCAGATCCTGACCGGGTCGCTGGATGGGGTCGAAATGGCCTTCTTGCCGCGTCACGGTCGCGGACATGTGCACTCGCCGACCGAGGTGCCCTATCGCGCCAATATCGACGCGTTGAAACGGCTTGGCGTAACGGATGTGATCTCGGTCTCGGCCTGCGGGTCGTTCCGCGAACATATGGCGCCGGGTGATTTCGTGATCGTGGATCAGTTCATCGATCGAACATTTGCCCGTGAAAAGAGCTTTTTCGGGACTGGCTGCGTCGCCCATGTCAGTGTTGCGCATCCGACCTGCCCGCGCCTGTCGGACGCTTGCGAGACTGCTGGCAAGACGGCTGGCATCACCATCCACCGAGGTGGAACCTATCTGGCGATGGAAGGACCGCAATTCTCGTCATTGGCGGAATCCAAATTATATCGCGAACAATGGGGGTGCGACGTGATCGGCATGACCAACATGCCCGAAGCGAAACTCGCCCGCGAGGCCGAGCTTTGTTATGCCTCAATCGCCATGGTCACCGACTATGACAGCTGGCACCCTGATCACGGTGAAGTCGACGTGGCCGCGATCATCGCCACGCTGACCGGTAATGCGGAAAAAGGCCGGGCATTGGTCAAAGGTCTGCCCACTCTGCTGGGGACCGACCGTGCGCCCTGCCCGCATGGCTGCGACCAGGCGCTGGAGTATGCCATCCTGACCGCGCCTGAAAAGCGCGATCCGGAATTGTTGGCCAAGCTGGATGCTGTGGCTGGGCGGGTGTTATAA
- a CDS encoding LysE family translocator: MSIEIWLAFVAASTALLLIPGPTVLLVLSYALSKGRSVAVASATGVALGDLVAMTASLLGLGALVLASATLFAVLKWVGAAYLVWLGVKLLRSAPSGGLQAIETERDVTARSVFGHAAAVTALNPKSIAFFIAFVPQFLRPAEPLGPQFAILIATFVGLAGLNALAYALLADKLRRMIGRANVITTMTRFGGLTLIGMGIATAVLRRPA, encoded by the coding sequence ATGTCCATTGAAATCTGGCTGGCCTTTGTGGCCGCTTCGACCGCGCTGCTGCTGATCCCAGGCCCGACCGTGTTGCTGGTGCTTAGCTATGCGCTGTCGAAAGGACGCAGTGTGGCGGTTGCCTCGGCCACTGGGGTCGCATTGGGGGATTTGGTGGCGATGACCGCGTCGCTGCTGGGGCTGGGGGCGCTGGTGCTGGCCTCTGCCACACTGTTTGCCGTGCTGAAATGGGTTGGGGCAGCCTATCTTGTCTGGCTTGGTGTCAAACTCCTGCGCAGCGCGCCGTCGGGCGGGCTGCAAGCAATTGAAACCGAACGTGACGTGACCGCCCGCAGTGTTTTTGGCCATGCCGCTGCAGTCACCGCGCTGAACCCGAAGTCCATTGCCTTCTTCATCGCTTTCGTACCGCAATTCTTGCGTCCAGCCGAGCCTTTGGGTCCGCAATTCGCGATCCTGATCGCAACATTTGTGGGTCTCGCGGGGCTGAACGCGCTGGCCTATGCGCTGCTGGCGGACAAGCTGCGCCGGATGATCGGACGCGCGAATGTCATCACGACCATGACCCGGTTCGGAGGGTTGACCCTGATCGGAATGGGCATCGCCACAGCGGTTCTGCGCCGCCCGGCGTGA
- a CDS encoding GNAT family N-acetyltransferase, whose product MQQFKIRPEEPEDWWEVEALYDLCFAPGREALSSYRLRDDVPPVAGLSQVARDGQGILAGAIRFWPVHVGEHDALLLGPVAVHPTHQGEGLGGYLIHQGVEAGRAKGWDRVMLVGDAPYYARFGFTPLPGVEMPPPTNPDRILGLELTPGVWSEIQGLVSRWTR is encoded by the coding sequence GTGCAGCAATTCAAGATCAGGCCGGAAGAGCCGGAAGACTGGTGGGAAGTCGAAGCGCTCTATGACCTGTGCTTTGCTCCGGGGCGCGAGGCGTTATCGTCTTATCGTCTGCGCGATGACGTGCCGCCTGTCGCTGGCCTGTCGCAGGTCGCGCGCGATGGGCAGGGCATTCTGGCTGGTGCAATCCGGTTTTGGCCCGTGCATGTGGGTGAACATGACGCGCTGCTGCTAGGTCCAGTGGCGGTCCACCCGACCCATCAAGGCGAAGGGTTGGGCGGATATCTGATCCATCAGGGGGTAGAGGCCGGGCGCGCCAAAGGGTGGGATCGCGTCATGCTTGTGGGCGATGCGCCCTATTATGCCCGGTTCGGGTTCACCCCGCTGCCGGGTGTCGAAATGCCTCCGCCCACCAACCCTGATCGCATACTGGGTTTGGAACTGACCCCCGGAGTTTGGTCCGAAATTCAGGGGCTTGTTAGTCGCTGGACCCGTTGA
- a CDS encoding alpha/beta hydrolase has protein sequence MVQTQHAEADTGRARSGVERLKSILVGLLLAAAILYAGVLGYMFFNQQSLLYKPEGTLPDPASVGLADVDALSLTMADGTALTVWAAPAAIPDAPTVLFFHGQSGNLGDRAERLREILNSGYGLLAPSYRGFPGSEGEPSELALISDGVQLYDRLAGQGKAVVLHGQSLGTGIAAAVAAERPDAELLVLEAPFTATVDVAAERYPFLPVSALMRDQFATRDLIEQISVPTLIFHGTEDETIPLHHGKALAEMSDTAQIYVIPDGTHNDLWSHGLWDEVQKKLSQY, from the coding sequence ATGGTTCAAACCCAACACGCTGAGGCCGATACCGGCCGCGCCAGATCCGGTGTCGAGCGCCTCAAAAGCATCTTGGTAGGACTGCTGTTGGCCGCGGCGATCTTGTATGCGGGCGTCCTCGGATACATGTTTTTCAACCAGCAATCTCTGCTGTACAAACCCGAAGGTACGTTACCGGATCCGGCTTCGGTGGGGTTGGCGGATGTTGATGCGCTATCGCTGACAATGGCTGATGGTACTGCCCTGACGGTCTGGGCAGCACCCGCTGCAATCCCGGATGCACCGACCGTCCTATTCTTCCACGGCCAAAGCGGCAATCTGGGGGACCGTGCTGAACGGCTGCGCGAAATCCTAAACTCGGGCTATGGGCTGCTTGCCCCCAGCTATCGCGGCTTTCCGGGCAGCGAAGGCGAGCCCTCGGAACTGGCGCTGATCTCTGATGGAGTTCAGCTCTATGACAGGCTGGCGGGTCAGGGCAAAGCTGTGGTGCTGCACGGTCAGAGCCTCGGCACCGGCATTGCTGCCGCTGTGGCAGCCGAGCGTCCCGATGCAGAACTTCTGGTGCTTGAGGCCCCGTTCACTGCAACCGTTGATGTCGCGGCGGAACGCTATCCTTTCCTGCCGGTCTCAGCCTTGATGAGGGATCAGTTCGCCACACGTGATCTTATCGAACAGATCTCGGTGCCGACGTTGATTTTTCACGGCACCGAGGATGAAACTATTCCACTGCATCACGGAAAAGCTCTGGCCGAGATGTCCGATACCGCGCAGATTTACGTGATCCCCGACGGTACCCACAACGATTTGTGGTCGCATGGCCTATGGGACGAGGTGCAAAAGAAACTGTCGCAGTACTGA
- a CDS encoding DUF1178 family protein: MIQYALKCSNDHSFDSWFQSAAGFDKLSAAGLVTCAVCGCDKVEKAVMTPRVRPARKAVTEVAPAQPSADEISMATPSPEIAEVLSELRRKVEENSDYVGKDFAKEARKIHLGDAPERAIYGEAKPEEAQSLIEDGVPVAPLPFVPSRKTN, translated from the coding sequence ATGATTCAATACGCATTGAAATGCAGCAATGACCACAGCTTTGACAGTTGGTTTCAATCCGCAGCCGGCTTTGACAAACTGTCAGCGGCCGGGTTGGTAACCTGCGCGGTATGCGGCTGCGACAAGGTGGAAAAGGCGGTGATGACACCGCGTGTCCGGCCTGCGCGCAAGGCGGTGACCGAGGTTGCACCAGCGCAGCCTTCTGCGGATGAGATCAGCATGGCAACACCTTCGCCCGAGATCGCTGAGGTCCTCAGCGAACTGCGTCGAAAGGTCGAGGAAAACTCGGACTATGTGGGCAAGGATTTCGCCAAAGAAGCCCGCAAAATCCATCTGGGGGATGCGCCCGAGCGCGCGATCTATGGTGAGGCCAAGCCCGAAGAGGCGCAATCGCTGATTGAAGACGGCGTGCCGGTCGCACCGTTGCCGTTTGTTCCTAGCCGCAAGACCAACTGA
- a CDS encoding CatB-related O-acetyltransferase, whose amino-acid sequence MPLPDRTRRYPIVLPDGSSHNGTVFLSQAIDHPRFEAGAYTYASDFDAPKDWAQRLAPYLFPFSEEKLMLGKFCQIAHGVRFITASANHATDGLTCFPFPIFDPDRMSGYQPDTRDTVIGHDVWIGYGALILPGAQIGNGAIVGAGSVVRGQVPPYAVVTGNPAKVRRYRFDRDVIERLQDLRWWDWPAETITRAEDALLSGNIDALERIASEI is encoded by the coding sequence ATGCCACTGCCTGATCGTACACGCAGATATCCGATTGTTCTGCCCGACGGCTCTAGCCACAACGGAACAGTGTTTCTGTCTCAGGCCATCGATCATCCCCGCTTTGAGGCAGGAGCTTACACTTATGCGTCGGATTTCGATGCACCGAAGGACTGGGCGCAGCGGCTTGCACCGTATCTGTTTCCCTTTTCAGAAGAAAAGCTGATGCTGGGCAAGTTCTGCCAAATCGCTCATGGAGTAAGGTTTATCACTGCCTCCGCAAATCACGCGACCGATGGCTTGACCTGCTTTCCATTTCCAATCTTCGATCCGGATCGCATGTCAGGCTACCAGCCTGATACACGTGATACCGTTATCGGGCACGATGTCTGGATCGGTTACGGAGCTTTGATTTTACCCGGAGCGCAGATCGGAAATGGCGCGATTGTTGGCGCAGGCTCGGTCGTGCGGGGTCAGGTTCCACCCTATGCAGTCGTTACCGGCAATCCGGCAAAAGTCCGGCGCTATCGTTTTGATCGCGATGTGATTGAAAGGCTGCAAGACTTGCGATGGTGGGATTGGCCCGCAGAAACCATCACTCGGGCCGAAGATGCCTTGCTTTCAGGCAATATCGATGCGTTGGAGCGCATTGCTTCTGAGATATAA
- a CDS encoding EcsC family protein has translation MQDVVLVEKLDPEAELDRLAQLYGAAGGAGVNLLNKLGGSAESLLDQLPKPVREGLTEATEQALWLAMHAAEGSRRAVPDQKPWVNTALTTAMGAAGGLGGVSTALVELPATTAMMLRAIQGAAMREGFDPTAENVKFDSIRVLSAAGPLAEDDGADLGFFSMRMTLTGPTMQRLIAMVAPRLSVVLGQKLAAQSVPLLGALAGGGTNFVYTRYYQQIAHVHFGLRRLAIDADIPHDELVRRLSGRMALNKGAFP, from the coding sequence ATGCAGGACGTGGTTCTTGTCGAAAAACTCGATCCCGAGGCCGAGCTTGATCGGCTTGCGCAGCTGTACGGTGCGGCAGGTGGCGCAGGAGTGAATCTGCTGAACAAGCTTGGTGGTTCGGCGGAATCCTTATTGGATCAGTTACCTAAGCCGGTGCGAGAAGGTCTGACCGAAGCAACCGAACAGGCGCTTTGGCTTGCCATGCATGCGGCCGAAGGCTCTCGGCGTGCCGTGCCGGACCAGAAACCATGGGTCAACACAGCCTTAACTACTGCCATGGGCGCAGCCGGAGGTCTGGGTGGAGTGTCCACAGCACTTGTCGAGCTGCCCGCGACAACCGCCATGATGCTGCGCGCGATCCAAGGCGCAGCGATGCGGGAAGGATTTGATCCGACCGCCGAGAACGTGAAATTCGACTCGATCCGAGTGTTGTCAGCCGCAGGTCCTTTGGCCGAGGATGACGGGGCTGATCTGGGCTTTTTCTCAATGCGCATGACCCTGACCGGACCGACCATGCAACGCCTCATTGCGATGGTGGCGCCGCGCTTGTCCGTAGTGCTGGGCCAGAAGCTGGCGGCGCAGTCTGTACCGTTGCTTGGGGCGCTTGCCGGGGGCGGTACAAATTTTGTCTATACCCGCTACTACCAGCAGATCGCGCATGTGCATTTTGGGCTGCGTCGATTGGCGATTGATGCCGACATCCCTCATGACGAGCTGGTGCGGCGTTTGTCGGGGCGGATGGCTCTGAACAAGGGGGCTTTCCCGTAA
- a CDS encoding NUDIX hydrolase: MFDGRSIDAIAGLSAENLSLSGALPVYAQSAALCYRTNDDLPEILLITTRRARRWIIPKGWLINGLTPSETAAREAWEEAGVLGQCGSESLGRFAYIKNRPGKPSALCLVDVFPLHVQRLEAQFPEAGERRRKWVSPKKASLKVSSPDLAALLGGFGLHRQ; the protein is encoded by the coding sequence GTGTTTGACGGGCGCAGTATTGATGCGATTGCCGGGCTTTCGGCAGAAAACCTCTCCCTTTCCGGGGCGCTGCCTGTTTATGCACAATCCGCTGCGCTTTGCTATCGAACCAATGATGACCTGCCAGAGATTTTATTGATCACAACGCGCAGGGCACGGCGCTGGATCATTCCCAAGGGTTGGTTGATCAACGGGCTGACCCCGTCTGAAACAGCCGCCCGCGAGGCCTGGGAAGAGGCTGGTGTTTTGGGGCAGTGCGGAAGCGAAAGCCTTGGTCGGTTTGCCTATATCAAGAACCGGCCTGGCAAGCCATCGGCGCTGTGTCTAGTTGATGTGTTTCCGCTGCATGTGCAGCGATTGGAGGCGCAGTTTCCCGAAGCGGGTGAGCGCAGGCGCAAATGGGTTTCGCCCAAAAAGGCATCGTTGAAGGTGTCGTCGCCCGATCTTGCTGCGCTTTTGGGCGGATTCGGGTTGCATCGGCAATAG
- a CDS encoding aspartate kinase — translation MPVLVMKFGGTSVANLDRIRRAAKRVGVEVAKGYDVIVIVSAMSGKTNELVGWVDEISPLYDAREYDTVVSSGENVTAGLMALTLQEMDIPARSWQGWQVPLITNGAHSAARIEEIPPENINQKFGEGMRVAVVAGFQGISPEGRITTLGRGGSDTTAVAFAAAFEAERCDIYTDVDGVYTTDPRICEKARKLDKISFEEMLELASLGAKVLQTRSVELAMRYKVKLRVLSSFEEQSDEAGTLVVDEEEIMESNVVSGVAYSRDEAKMTVVSVADRPGIASIIFTALSDEGINVDMIVQNISDEGRTDMTFSCPTNQVARAEKALLAIKEQGELNYAELVADEDVCKVSVVGIGMRSQSGVAAKMFKILSDEGINIKVITTSEIKISVLIDRKYMELAVQALHDAFELDKAA, via the coding sequence ATGCCCGTACTCGTGATGAAATTCGGCGGCACATCGGTCGCCAATCTGGACCGGATCCGCCGTGCTGCCAAACGGGTTGGTGTCGAGGTAGCCAAAGGCTATGACGTCATCGTCATCGTTTCGGCGATGTCCGGCAAGACCAACGAGCTGGTGGGCTGGGTCGATGAAATCTCTCCGCTCTATGACGCGCGCGAATATGATACCGTTGTCTCCTCTGGTGAAAACGTTACAGCTGGCCTGATGGCGCTGACCCTGCAGGAAATGGACATCCCGGCGCGCAGCTGGCAGGGTTGGCAGGTGCCGCTGATCACCAACGGTGCCCATTCAGCGGCCCGGATCGAAGAAATCCCGCCCGAGAATATCAACCAGAAATTCGGCGAAGGGATGCGCGTTGCGGTGGTCGCGGGCTTCCAGGGCATCAGCCCCGAAGGACGCATTACCACGCTGGGTCGGGGCGGATCGGACACCACGGCTGTGGCTTTTGCCGCCGCTTTCGAGGCCGAGCGCTGCGATATCTACACGGATGTGGACGGCGTCTATACGACCGACCCGCGCATCTGTGAAAAGGCGCGCAAACTGGACAAGATTTCGTTCGAGGAAATGCTCGAACTGGCCTCGCTGGGGGCCAAGGTGCTGCAGACCCGCTCGGTCGAGCTGGCGATGCGCTACAAGGTGAAACTGCGCGTTCTCTCAAGCTTTGAGGAACAATCCGACGAGGCTGGTACGCTGGTCGTCGACGAGGAGGAAATCATGGAATCCAATGTAGTCTCGGGCGTGGCCTATTCGCGGGATGAGGCAAAGATGACCGTTGTCTCGGTTGCCGACCGTCCCGGCATTGCCTCGATCATTTTCACCGCACTCAGCGATGAAGGCATCAACGTTGACATGATCGTCCAGAACATCTCGGACGAAGGGCGTACCGACATGACGTTCTCCTGCCCGACCAATCAGGTGGCACGCGCCGAAAAGGCACTGCTGGCGATCAAGGAACAGGGTGAGCTGAACTATGCCGAGCTGGTTGCGGACGAAGACGTCTGCAAGGTGTCGGTTGTGGGGATCGGTATGCGCTCGCAATCCGGTGTTGCGGCCAAGATGTTCAAGATTCTCTCGGATGAGGGGATTAACATCAAGGTCATTACAACCTCCGAGATTAAAATTTCCGTCCTGATCGACAGGAAATACATGGAACTTGCGGTTCAGGCACTGCATGATGCTTTTGAACTGGACAAGGCGGCCTGA